A region from the Arachis ipaensis cultivar K30076 chromosome B01, Araip1.1, whole genome shotgun sequence genome encodes:
- the LOC107605988 gene encoding protein FAR1-RELATED SEQUENCE 5-like, whose protein sequence is MNDSTLNQWNVSDFDYSSESNQVDESRCVVNEQFVAKVGMTFKTLEEVEKFYKDHYKLANFYTKIRNTTLKGDEIKNQLITYSREGKWKSKISQTLKTNPLAGINCPARIYVHILNDVGLWIISKVGLNRSHPCCPNRAEMLKQQRDLSMFVRHTIENNEEARIRLSKTYHSFIATAGSHRKLSFIKKDVRNYITRKVRNVSEQDDAKEFGKYLLRMKEKNHNFFFELNLEADHSIKNTFWADARSRAAYEYFGDVVSFDTTYNTNRYNMVFSSFVGVNHYGQSTLLGCALIKNEDIQSFKWLFRNVGFVTWEGRHQKEFLPINVHRYKGLLRPVCQQQFTSGAFGIS, encoded by the exons ATGAATGATTCAACTTTAAATCAGTGGAATGTGAGCGATTTTGATTATTCTTCTGAATCGAATCAAGTGGACGAG TCCAGGTGTGTTGTGAATGAACAGTTTGTCGCAaaggttgggatgactttcaAGACATTGGAAGAAGTTGAAAAGTTCTACAAAGATCATTACAAACTTGCCAATTTTTATACGAAAATAAGGAACACTACTCTGAAGGGAGATgaaattaagaatcaactaattacATATAGTAGAGAGGGGAAGTGGAAATCCAAGATATCTCAAACTTTGAAGACAAATCCCTTAGCTGGAATAAATTGTCCAGCCAGGATTTATGTACATATATTGAATGATGTTGGTCTTTGGATAATTTCTAAAGTTGGTCTGAATCGTTCACACCCTTGCTGTCCAAATCGAGCAGAGATGCTTAAACAACAAAGGGATCTAAGCATGTTTGTGCGTCATACCATTGAAAACAATGAGGAAGCCAGAATCAGACTGAGTAAAACATATCATTCATTTATAGCAACAGCGGGCAGTCACCGCAAATTAAGTTTTATAAAAAaagatgtgaggaattacattacaaGGAAAGTACGTAATGTTTCCGAACAAGATGATGCTAAAGAATTTGGCAagtacttattaagaatgaaagagaagaatcacaATTTCTTTTTCGAGCTTAACCTTGAAGCTGATCACTCCATCAAAAATACATTTTGGGCTGATGCAAGAAGCAGAGCTGCATACGAGTATTTTGGAGATGTTGTTTCATTTGATACCACTTACAACACAAACAG GTACAATATGGTTTTTAGTTCTTTTGTGGGCGTGAATCACTACGGTCAATCGACACTTCTCGGATGCGCTTTGATAAAAAATGAGGAcatccaatcattcaaatggttattcaGAAATGTTGGCTTCGTTACATGGGAGGGAAGGCACCAAAAGGAATTCTTACCAATTAATGTGCATCGATACAAAGGGCTATTGAGacctgtatgccaacaacaattcaccagtGGTGCATTTGGCATATCATGA